From the genome of Devriesea agamarum, one region includes:
- the serS gene encoding serine--tRNA ligase, with the protein MIDLKLLRENPETVRAAQRARGRDAAIVDEVLAADLAWREATTAFENARARQKTIGKDVAKAQGEAKQALLSEVKGLAADVKRLEAESVERSAHREELLRKIPNIAEGAPEGGEDDYVVRELVGEVTSFDFEVRDHLEIAEKIRAIDMARGAKVSGARFYFLTGVGALLELALLNAAMDQAVSYEFTPMITPTLVLPETMDGTGYLGEHATEVYHLDKGDDLYLVGTSEVALAGYHRDEVLDLSGGPLRYAGWSACYRREAGSYGKDTRGIIRVHQFHKVEMFSFCRLEDSFDEHERLLSWEREMLGRIDVPYRVIDTAAGDLGTSAARKFDCEAWMPSQQAYRELTSTSNCTQFQARRLGIRERYEGSLRPVATLNGTLATTRWIAAILENHQQADGSVVVPEGLRPYLGGREIFEVAS; encoded by the coding sequence GTGATTGATCTGAAGCTTTTGCGTGAGAATCCCGAGACTGTCCGAGCTGCTCAGCGCGCGCGTGGTCGCGATGCAGCGATTGTGGATGAAGTTCTCGCCGCTGATTTAGCGTGGCGGGAAGCCACCACCGCCTTTGAAAACGCCAGAGCCCGGCAAAAAACCATCGGTAAAGACGTCGCGAAAGCGCAGGGGGAGGCGAAGCAGGCGCTTCTTTCTGAGGTGAAGGGCCTAGCCGCCGACGTGAAGCGTCTGGAAGCCGAATCGGTGGAGCGAAGCGCACACCGCGAAGAACTATTGCGCAAGATCCCGAATATTGCCGAGGGTGCCCCGGAAGGCGGGGAAGACGACTATGTCGTGCGTGAACTGGTTGGAGAGGTGACGTCGTTCGACTTTGAGGTTCGGGACCATTTAGAGATCGCCGAAAAAATCCGTGCCATCGACATGGCTCGCGGCGCTAAGGTGTCCGGGGCTCGGTTTTACTTTTTAACCGGTGTCGGCGCATTGCTGGAACTGGCTTTGCTCAATGCTGCAATGGATCAGGCTGTCTCCTACGAGTTCACGCCGATGATTACGCCGACTCTGGTTCTGCCGGAAACCATGGACGGAACGGGTTACCTGGGGGAGCATGCCACCGAGGTGTATCACCTGGATAAGGGCGATGACCTGTACCTGGTGGGGACCAGCGAGGTGGCTTTGGCCGGGTATCACCGAGACGAGGTGCTCGATCTGAGCGGGGGTCCTCTCCGTTATGCGGGCTGGTCAGCGTGTTACCGCCGTGAAGCGGGCAGCTATGGCAAAGACACTCGTGGAATTATTCGGGTTCACCAGTTCCACAAGGTGGAAATGTTCTCGTTCTGTCGGCTTGAGGACTCGTTCGACGAACATGAGCGGCTGCTGTCCTGGGAACGGGAAATGCTGGGGCGGATCGATGTGCCCTACCGGGTGATTGACACGGCAGCAGGCGACTTGGGGACCTCAGCGGCGCGGAAATTTGACTGCGAAGCGTGGATGCCCAGTCAGCAGGCGTATCGCGAGCTGACCTCCACCTCAAACTGCACTCAGTTCCAGGCGCGGCGTCTGGGGATCCGCGAACGGTATGAGGGATCGCTGCGACCGGTCGCAACCTTGAACGGAACACTCGCGACCACCCGGTGGATCGCGGCGATTCTTGAGAACCATCAACAGGCGGACGGCAGCGTCGTCGTGCCTGAGGGTCTACGTCCTTACCTCGGGGGACGGGAGATCTTCGAGGTGGCCTCCTGA
- the ppc gene encoding phosphoenolpyruvate carboxylase, translated as MTHDDTLHIPTLTSEFPIVGDDPLIDAPLRADVRRLTTILGRTLADQHGQELLDLVEEIRSLAKESKKSGSAEGAQRVQERIANLPPEQATVLTRAFSLYFLLANAAEQVYRVRAITARREEESWIPRTIRDIADELGTQQLQATVDSLSVRLVFTAHPTEASRRAVLTKLRQLSDILAVPTDEGTSERRRQDRALAEIIEVLWQTDELRRNRPTPQDEARNALYYLRELYEHTVPELLDAFRDELREYGAQLAPRAVPLRFGSWIGGDRDGNPYVTPEVTRDVLRMQSDVALDVASSFITRAIQALSISTALTGASPELLDSLRQDLAHLPEIGEEHREMFEEEPYRLKLGTMRAKLERTRQRIHDEMPHTPGRDYASSAEIQDDFDIIVRSLEENKGTRAADGLLATARHTLAGVGLNLATLDIREHAEKHHELLAQLIDRLGEHDRPYAQLDRDQRQALLSAELGRRRPLAGVGLASGRLGLSEDAAKTFGVFTEIARAQEIYGKAVIETYIVSMTRGADDILAVVLLAREAGLIELPGLPGEDGHADIGFVPLLETVSELRHAGDILDALLSDPHYRQIVRLRGDKHEVMLGYSDSNKESGVMTSLWEIHQAQRTLRDVAAKHGVTLRLFHGRGGSVGRGGGPTYDAILAQPYGVLEGEIKFTEQGEVISDKYMLPVLARDNLDLSLAAVLQGSALHREARNSAQEMGRFGEVMQLVSDHAFARYRSLIEHPDLPEYFVTSTPVEQLGDLNIGSRPSKRTTSEKGLDGLRAIPWVFGWTQSRQIVPGWFGAGSGLKAAREAGLTDDLRRMLQRWHFFRTAISNVEMTLAKTDIDIAAHYVHTLVPERLWHLFEVIRDEYELTVAEIERLTDVVGLLDNNPILKRTLAVRDQYLDPISYMQVATLKRLRMAQDTQEGPDDELVRALLTSINGVAAGLKNTG; from the coding sequence GTGACCCACGACGACACCTTGCATATTCCGACGCTCACGTCAGAGTTCCCCATTGTGGGGGATGACCCGCTGATTGATGCTCCGTTGCGGGCAGACGTCAGGCGACTGACCACGATCCTTGGGAGGACCCTCGCCGACCAGCACGGGCAGGAACTGCTCGATTTAGTTGAGGAGATCCGCAGCCTCGCTAAAGAGTCGAAGAAGTCTGGTTCTGCCGAGGGTGCGCAGCGGGTGCAGGAACGCATTGCCAATCTGCCGCCCGAACAGGCAACGGTGCTGACTCGCGCGTTCTCCCTGTACTTTTTGCTCGCCAACGCAGCGGAACAGGTGTACCGGGTTCGGGCCATCACTGCGCGGCGGGAGGAAGAGTCCTGGATCCCGCGGACCATCCGCGATATCGCCGATGAACTCGGCACACAGCAGTTGCAAGCCACCGTGGATTCGCTGTCGGTGCGTTTAGTGTTCACCGCGCACCCTACTGAAGCCTCACGCCGGGCCGTGCTCACGAAGCTTCGCCAGCTCTCGGATATTCTTGCCGTGCCCACCGACGAAGGAACGAGCGAGCGGCGTAGGCAGGACCGCGCCCTCGCGGAGATCATCGAAGTTCTCTGGCAGACCGATGAGCTGCGCCGCAACCGACCGACCCCTCAGGACGAGGCTCGCAACGCTCTGTACTATCTGCGGGAACTGTATGAGCACACGGTGCCTGAACTCTTGGACGCTTTCCGCGACGAACTGCGGGAATACGGGGCCCAGCTCGCGCCTCGTGCGGTGCCGCTGCGTTTTGGGTCCTGGATCGGCGGAGACCGCGACGGTAACCCGTACGTCACCCCGGAGGTCACCCGGGATGTGTTGCGGATGCAGTCGGATGTGGCGCTGGATGTGGCGAGTTCCTTTATCACCCGGGCGATTCAGGCTCTGTCGATTTCGACGGCTCTGACCGGAGCGTCCCCGGAGCTGTTGGATTCCCTGCGCCAAGACCTTGCTCATCTTCCCGAAATCGGCGAAGAACATCGTGAAATGTTTGAGGAGGAGCCCTACCGGCTCAAACTCGGAACGATGCGCGCCAAACTGGAACGCACCAGGCAGCGCATCCACGACGAGATGCCACACACGCCGGGCAGGGACTATGCGTCGAGTGCTGAGATCCAAGACGATTTCGACATCATCGTGCGCTCGCTGGAAGAGAACAAGGGCACGCGCGCGGCAGACGGTCTGCTGGCCACGGCGCGGCACACCCTGGCCGGGGTGGGGTTGAACCTTGCCACCTTGGATATTCGCGAGCACGCGGAAAAACACCATGAGCTTCTTGCGCAGCTGATTGACCGGCTCGGCGAGCATGATCGTCCCTACGCGCAGCTCGACCGAGACCAGCGGCAGGCCTTGCTGTCGGCAGAGTTAGGTCGGCGTCGCCCCCTGGCCGGGGTGGGTTTGGCCTCCGGGAGACTCGGGCTGTCTGAGGATGCCGCCAAGACGTTCGGTGTGTTTACCGAGATTGCTCGGGCGCAGGAGATTTACGGCAAGGCGGTGATCGAAACCTATATCGTGTCGATGACCAGGGGGGCCGACGATATTCTCGCGGTGGTGTTGCTGGCCCGTGAAGCGGGGCTCATCGAGTTGCCCGGTTTGCCGGGCGAAGATGGTCACGCTGATATCGGGTTCGTGCCGCTGTTGGAGACGGTCAGCGAACTGCGTCATGCGGGCGACATTTTGGATGCCCTGCTCAGCGACCCGCACTATCGTCAGATTGTTCGGTTGCGCGGCGACAAGCATGAGGTGATGCTCGGGTATTCGGACTCCAATAAGGAGTCCGGAGTGATGACCAGCCTGTGGGAAATTCACCAGGCCCAGCGCACCCTGCGCGATGTTGCGGCTAAACACGGGGTCACTTTGCGTCTGTTCCATGGCCGGGGTGGCTCGGTGGGGCGTGGCGGTGGCCCGACCTACGACGCGATTCTCGCGCAGCCGTACGGGGTGCTGGAAGGTGAAATTAAGTTCACCGAACAGGGCGAAGTGATCTCCGATAAGTACATGCTGCCGGTTTTGGCCCGGGATAACCTCGACCTTTCCCTTGCAGCGGTTTTGCAGGGGTCGGCGCTGCATCGTGAGGCCCGCAACTCGGCGCAGGAAATGGGCCGGTTCGGTGAGGTCATGCAGCTGGTCTCGGACCATGCTTTTGCTCGGTACCGCAGCCTGATAGAGCATCCCGACCTGCCGGAGTATTTCGTCACTTCCACGCCGGTTGAGCAGCTGGGGGACCTGAATATCGGGTCCCGGCCTTCAAAGCGCACCACTTCCGAAAAGGGACTTGACGGGCTTCGGGCGATTCCCTGGGTGTTTGGGTGGACGCAGTCCCGGCAGATTGTTCCCGGCTGGTTCGGTGCCGGTTCGGGGCTGAAAGCGGCGCGTGAGGCCGGTTTGACGGATGATCTGCGTCGGATGCTGCAACGCTGGCACTTCTTCCGCACGGCGATCTCCAATGTCGAAATGACGCTGGCGAAAACCGACATCGATATTGCCGCGCATTATGTGCATACGCTGGTCCCGGAACGACTCTGGCACCTGTTCGAGGTCATTCGCGACGAGTATGAGCTGACCGTTGCGGAGATCGAACGACTCACCGATGTGGTCGGGCTCTTAGATAACAACCCGATTTTGAAGCGGACGCTGGCGGTGCGCGATCAGTATCTCGATCCCATTTCGTATATGCAGGTTGCGACCTTGAAGCGGCTGCGGATGGCGCAGGACACCCAGGAAGGGCCGGACGACGAATTGGTGCGTGCTCTTCTGACATCTATTAACGGTGTGGCCGCTGGGTTGAAGAACACCGGCTGA
- a CDS encoding HAD family hydrolase, which yields MNGEHPVGLVALDIDGTIVGPNGVFEDVKDAVRNLQRHGWLVVVATGRSPVHALGPASVIAGRKGLGVCSNGAVTAWFETKPALVGESPMRVPGEPEAVVRSWEIEDLIEFNPREVLEIMLGAFPDALCGLEIRGEKYLLNAPFPDGHLPTPYHVAEYEQLLDASVTRVAVYSPNHTSQEFSEVATAHGLNCVGYDLGSSGWIDIALPGVSKATGLEALRRRYGIAPENTVAIGDGPNDLDMLDWAGTAVAPGNAGNDVKERADLVVGRFDEGGVAEFLRGL from the coding sequence ATGAACGGTGAGCACCCCGTGGGGCTGGTAGCCCTGGATATCGACGGCACGATTGTGGGTCCGAATGGCGTTTTCGAGGACGTTAAAGACGCCGTGCGGAACCTTCAGCGTCACGGATGGCTGGTGGTTGTGGCAACCGGCAGAAGCCCCGTTCATGCGCTGGGGCCCGCCAGTGTGATCGCAGGACGCAAGGGCCTCGGGGTGTGTTCTAACGGGGCAGTGACCGCATGGTTTGAAACCAAACCGGCTCTGGTGGGGGAGAGTCCGATGAGGGTTCCCGGCGAGCCCGAGGCGGTGGTGCGGTCGTGGGAGATTGAGGATCTGATCGAGTTCAATCCCCGCGAGGTGTTGGAGATTATGCTCGGGGCGTTTCCCGACGCGCTGTGCGGACTCGAAATCAGAGGTGAAAAATACCTGCTCAATGCGCCGTTTCCGGACGGACATCTGCCGACGCCGTATCACGTCGCAGAGTATGAGCAGTTGCTTGATGCCAGCGTCACCCGGGTTGCGGTGTATTCGCCGAACCATACGTCGCAGGAGTTCAGCGAGGTTGCCACAGCTCATGGCTTGAACTGCGTCGGATACGACCTTGGTTCGTCCGGGTGGATCGACATTGCGCTGCCCGGGGTGTCCAAAGCGACGGGCTTGGAGGCGTTGCGTAGGCGTTACGGGATCGCGCCGGAGAATACGGTTGCGATCGGTGATGGCCCGAATGATCTGGACATGCTCGACTGGGCGGGCACAGCTGTGGCACCCGGAAATGCCGGGAACGACGTGAAGGAACGAGCTGATCTGGTGGTCGGTCGGTTTGACGAGGGCGGGGTCGCTGAGTTTTTGCGCGGACTGTGA
- a CDS encoding NAD(P)H-quinone oxidoreductase yields MRVMEITDDHRLTLTTRSIPAPGPGEVLIRVHAAGVNRADLLQVQGLYPPPHGASDLPGLEVSGVIEQFGPTPERPTAKRHSTTQPELSVGDEVLALLPGGGYAEYVTARADHCLPAPPKLSPVEGAGLPEVAATVVSNLLHEARMQANDTLLVHGGTGGIGSFAVQFGRALEANVVTTVAGRDKAEVARTLGAGYVIDHTEEDFVERIRAWRHAGVLNGGVDVVLDVVGGPYLDRNVACLATGGRIVVIGTMRGRTGSLDLGQLMARRGRIIATTLRARAAHDKAAIMHTVHQTVWPMLASQRLRVPVGASFALEDAQAAHDLMRSGQHIGKIVLTVGS; encoded by the coding sequence ATGCGTGTTATGGAGATCACCGATGACCACCGTCTAACCCTGACAACACGCTCGATCCCCGCACCCGGCCCGGGCGAAGTTCTCATTCGCGTGCACGCAGCCGGGGTCAACCGAGCCGACCTGCTGCAAGTTCAAGGACTCTATCCACCCCCGCACGGAGCAAGCGACCTCCCCGGACTCGAAGTCAGCGGGGTCATTGAACAGTTCGGCCCCACGCCCGAGCGCCCCACAGCGAAACGACATTCCACCACACAGCCTGAGCTGTCAGTCGGCGATGAAGTCCTCGCCCTGCTCCCGGGTGGTGGGTACGCCGAATACGTCACGGCACGGGCCGACCACTGCCTGCCCGCCCCTCCCAAACTGAGCCCTGTGGAAGGAGCCGGTCTTCCCGAGGTCGCGGCCACCGTCGTCTCAAACCTTCTGCACGAAGCGCGCATGCAAGCAAACGACACCCTGCTCGTGCACGGAGGCACCGGCGGTATCGGAAGTTTCGCGGTGCAGTTCGGCAGAGCTTTGGAAGCCAACGTCGTCACCACCGTTGCAGGTCGCGATAAAGCAGAAGTAGCCCGCACGCTCGGCGCAGGATACGTCATTGACCATACGGAAGAAGATTTTGTGGAGCGGATCCGCGCCTGGCGGCACGCGGGTGTGTTGAACGGCGGAGTCGATGTGGTGCTCGATGTGGTCGGCGGACCATACCTGGACCGCAATGTGGCCTGTTTAGCCACTGGCGGGCGGATCGTGGTGATCGGGACGATGAGAGGTCGCACTGGGTCCCTCGACCTCGGGCAGCTCATGGCACGGCGTGGCCGAATCATTGCCACCACCCTGCGAGCGCGGGCAGCGCACGACAAAGCAGCGATCATGCACACGGTGCACCAAACGGTGTGGCCGATGCTGGCAAGCCAGCGACTCCGCGTACCAGTGGGCGCCAGCTTCGCGCTTGAGGATGCACAGGCCGCCCACGACCTGATGCGGTCGGGCCAGCACATCGGGAAAATCGTGCTGACAGTAGGGTCCTGA
- a CDS encoding HAD family hydrolase: MSAPTMTGITVSDLRRHRAVDRFRRTVAHQPMLIGLDVDGTLVDHNGEMSPAVRDVLHRAAGQHHVVIATGRSVGATVPIVQLAGLSGGFMVCSNGGVTAALDTDRGSWSVVSRHTFDPAGALAALRNQAPQARFAVETADGSFVATPGFQDASFGADARPARLDDLAQLDAVRVVVSCPDLSSEEFRRIVASAGLTGVGYAVGWNAWLDISAPGVSKASALEELRQQLGVPKEATVAMGDGRNDIDMLAWAGLGVAMGQALEDVACHADMRTATIGDDGAALALEAILGS; the protein is encoded by the coding sequence ATGAGCGCACCGACAATGACCGGTATCACCGTGTCTGACCTGCGTCGTCATCGGGCAGTGGACCGGTTTCGACGGACGGTCGCCCACCAACCGATGCTGATCGGGCTCGATGTGGACGGCACCCTGGTCGATCACAACGGTGAAATGTCACCGGCGGTGCGCGATGTTTTACACCGGGCGGCAGGGCAACATCACGTGGTGATTGCCACCGGACGCAGCGTGGGGGCGACGGTTCCCATCGTGCAGCTGGCGGGCCTTTCCGGCGGCTTTATGGTGTGCTCAAACGGGGGTGTGACCGCGGCGCTGGATACTGATCGCGGCAGTTGGTCGGTGGTGTCCCGTCATACTTTCGATCCGGCAGGTGCTCTGGCTGCTTTGCGCAATCAAGCCCCGCAAGCTCGGTTTGCGGTGGAGACAGCGGACGGCTCATTTGTGGCTACACCTGGTTTTCAGGACGCGAGTTTCGGCGCGGATGCCCGCCCGGCCCGACTGGATGATCTGGCTCAGCTGGATGCGGTCCGGGTGGTGGTCTCTTGCCCCGATCTCAGCTCTGAGGAGTTTAGACGGATCGTCGCCAGTGCGGGTTTGACCGGGGTGGGTTATGCCGTCGGGTGGAATGCCTGGCTGGATATTTCCGCTCCAGGTGTCTCTAAGGCGAGTGCTCTGGAGGAGCTGCGCCAGCAGCTGGGGGTGCCGAAAGAGGCGACTGTCGCCATGGGCGATGGACGCAACGATATCGACATGCTGGCGTGGGCCGGTTTAGGTGTGGCGATGGGGCAGGCTTTGGAGGATGTGGCCTGTCATGCGGATATGAGGACTGCAACGATCGGTGACGATGGCGCTGCCCTGGCGCTTGAGGCAATTTTGGGCTCGTAA
- a CDS encoding HAD-IB family hydrolase: MHENTTGAPAAQQILLTGATGFLGQAVLQALLENHPNVQITTLIRPKGTQTGRKRLEGLIRKPVFASWAERSSDEVVREAIASRVHVLEGDLETIRDVGTSFDTVIHSASTVSFDPPIDEAFRVNVGGAQNLYQALLESGQDPHVIHVSTAYVGGISKGLRQEGSLVHDVDWRAEYSAALGARERAEQESRRPENLRSLMKAARARDGKMGPKAVAAAAEEQRKQWVHDRLIDYGRTRAQSVGWTDIYTFTKAMAERVAETMWRDAGHRVSFVRPSIIESALNRPFPGWIDGYKVADPLIMAYGKGLLPEFPGLADSILDIIPVDFVVNVIVALATQNVQRTGDEAYYQVVSGASNPLPFHAMVSAVRDYFLQHPLTDDKGQKIIVPSWNFPSVDLVEKKFLAKEKSISAAQLVATRLPATQRTRSWVTSLHKNASGLATLRKYMELYKQYTQTEMVFDDANTRALRASLPPEYLERADFDVTGIDWRTYFKDLHLPAVTNLTKAFSRRKATLKARNARPTPPPAPAEGALAVFDLDGTMVAQNIVQQYIAVVRATKPRSAWPAEFAKMLGSVPAYLRAEQRDRGEFIRTFTRRYQGYRRSDLEKLFAGELGGLIRDSIRPEALARLEEHRAAGHRTVLVTGAIDVLVSPLLDLFDEVVAGRMHEDNGVMTGYLATPPLVDEARANWLHKYAAQHGADLKASYGYGDSHADVSWLALVGHPHAVRPDLGLYQVAKKQHWTILDW, translated from the coding sequence ATGCACGAAAACACTACGGGAGCGCCCGCTGCCCAGCAGATCCTGCTCACGGGGGCCACCGGTTTCCTCGGGCAAGCGGTGCTGCAGGCCCTGCTGGAAAACCATCCGAATGTTCAGATCACCACACTGATCCGCCCGAAGGGCACTCAGACCGGCCGCAAACGACTCGAAGGGCTTATACGCAAGCCTGTGTTCGCCTCGTGGGCTGAGCGCAGCAGCGATGAGGTGGTACGCGAGGCCATCGCGTCCCGCGTGCACGTGCTGGAAGGTGATCTCGAAACAATCCGTGACGTGGGCACATCCTTCGACACGGTTATTCATTCCGCGTCCACCGTGTCGTTTGATCCTCCGATTGATGAGGCGTTCCGCGTGAATGTCGGCGGGGCCCAGAACCTTTACCAGGCACTGCTCGAATCCGGCCAGGATCCTCACGTCATTCATGTGTCTACCGCCTATGTCGGTGGCATCTCAAAGGGTCTGCGCCAGGAAGGTTCCCTGGTCCACGATGTTGACTGGCGTGCGGAATACAGCGCCGCCTTAGGTGCCCGGGAACGCGCCGAGCAAGAATCTCGGCGGCCCGAAAATCTTCGCTCCCTGATGAAAGCGGCCCGCGCCCGCGACGGGAAGATGGGTCCGAAAGCGGTTGCTGCGGCGGCTGAAGAACAGCGCAAACAGTGGGTGCACGATCGTCTGATTGATTATGGCCGCACCCGCGCCCAGTCAGTCGGTTGGACCGATATTTACACCTTCACCAAAGCGATGGCAGAACGCGTCGCCGAGACCATGTGGCGCGACGCCGGGCACCGCGTATCGTTTGTGCGGCCCTCAATTATTGAGTCGGCCCTCAACCGTCCCTTCCCGGGCTGGATCGACGGGTACAAGGTCGCAGACCCCCTGATCATGGCCTACGGCAAAGGCCTGCTACCCGAGTTCCCGGGCCTTGCCGACTCCATTCTCGACATTATCCCGGTTGACTTCGTCGTCAACGTGATCGTGGCGCTTGCCACCCAGAACGTACAGCGGACCGGAGATGAAGCGTATTACCAGGTGGTCTCTGGAGCCTCTAATCCCCTACCGTTCCATGCGATGGTCTCCGCCGTCCGGGACTATTTCTTGCAGCATCCGCTGACCGATGACAAGGGGCAAAAGATCATTGTCCCAAGTTGGAATTTCCCCAGCGTCGACTTGGTGGAGAAGAAGTTCCTCGCCAAGGAGAAATCAATCTCGGCGGCCCAGCTGGTCGCTACCCGTCTGCCCGCAACACAGCGGACCCGCTCCTGGGTGACGTCACTGCATAAGAATGCTTCGGGTTTAGCGACCCTGCGCAAGTACATGGAGCTGTATAAGCAGTACACGCAGACGGAAATGGTGTTCGACGACGCCAACACGAGGGCTCTGCGAGCGAGTTTGCCGCCGGAATACCTAGAGCGCGCTGATTTTGACGTCACTGGCATTGATTGGCGCACCTATTTCAAGGACCTGCATCTGCCTGCGGTGACGAATCTGACCAAGGCGTTTAGTCGTCGCAAAGCCACCTTGAAAGCCCGCAACGCACGACCCACCCCGCCACCGGCACCCGCCGAGGGAGCCCTGGCCGTGTTCGACCTCGATGGCACCATGGTGGCTCAGAACATCGTGCAGCAGTACATCGCGGTTGTGCGCGCTACGAAACCGAGGTCGGCGTGGCCTGCCGAGTTTGCCAAGATGCTCGGATCCGTACCCGCGTACCTGCGCGCTGAACAGCGTGACCGCGGCGAGTTCATCCGAACCTTCACCCGTCGCTATCAGGGTTACCGGCGCAGTGATTTAGAGAAGCTGTTTGCGGGCGAGCTCGGCGGTTTGATCCGTGACTCGATCCGTCCCGAAGCTTTGGCTCGTCTGGAGGAGCATCGCGCAGCTGGGCATCGCACCGTGCTGGTTACCGGGGCCATTGATGTGCTGGTGTCCCCGCTCTTGGACCTGTTCGATGAGGTGGTCGCAGGGCGGATGCACGAGGACAACGGGGTGATGACCGGCTACCTGGCCACACCGCCGCTGGTGGATGAAGCCCGCGCGAACTGGCTACACAAATACGCGGCGCAGCACGGCGCCGACCTTAAAGCCTCATACGGATACGGCGACTCTCACGCGGATGTCAGCTGGCTCGCCCTAGTTGGCCACCCTCACGCGGTGCGGCCTGATCTCGGCTTGTACCAGGTTGCCAAGAAGCAGCACTGGACCATCTTGGACTGGTGA
- a CDS encoding peroxiredoxin: protein MSGTSSTAHAGTSSPAPRLSVGDQAPDFDLPATGGGRVRLADLAGAPALIYHYPQASTPLCTTQACDLRDNYELFTRKGYQVFGVSPDPAEALERFVREESLPFTLLSDEDHTMMTAWGTWADKNMYGRIVRGTIRSTFALDEHGVITFAKYRVGTPKHIAVLTAALHLGREGAI, encoded by the coding sequence ATGTCCGGCACATCATCCACCGCCCACGCGGGCACATCCTCGCCAGCGCCCCGTCTATCCGTCGGTGACCAGGCCCCTGACTTTGATCTGCCGGCGACCGGTGGTGGCCGAGTACGCCTGGCTGACCTCGCCGGAGCGCCTGCCCTGATATATCACTACCCGCAGGCGTCCACGCCGCTGTGCACCACGCAGGCGTGCGATCTGCGTGATAACTACGAGCTGTTTACACGCAAGGGATACCAGGTTTTCGGGGTGTCGCCGGATCCAGCGGAGGCTCTTGAACGCTTTGTTCGCGAAGAGTCGTTGCCGTTCACCCTGTTATCCGATGAGGATCACACCATGATGACGGCGTGGGGCACCTGGGCAGACAAAAACATGTACGGGCGTATTGTGCGTGGCACCATCCGGTCCACGTTCGCACTGGATGAGCACGGGGTCATCACCTTCGCTAAATACCGGGTGGGAACGCCCAAGCACATTGCGGTGCTGACTGCGGCCCTGCACCTCGGTCGTGAGGGTGCGATATAA